Proteins from one Catenuloplanes atrovinosus genomic window:
- the aroC gene encoding chorismate synthase, protein MLRWLTAGESHGPALVALLEGVPAGVRVTSADIGRELARRRLGYGRGARMSFEQDEIEIIGGLRHGVTLGSPVAIRIGNSEWPKWQTVMAADPVDAEELAGQARNAPLTRPRPGHADLAGMQKYGHTDARPILERASARETAARVAVGTVAKAIIEQTLGVRIVSHVVELGSVAAKPGLQPRPEDFDRIDADPLRCLDPEASARMVAEVDAAKKDADTLGGIVEVLAYDVPPGLGSHVQWDRKLDARLATAVMSIQAIKGVEIGDAWLQARSRGSVAHDEIAPTATGVKRLTDRAGGLEGGITTGEPLRVRAAMKPISSLNRALSTVDVVTGEVATAINQRSDVCAVPAAAVVAEAMVALVLAEAATEKFGGDSAEEIRRNLAGYVDNLIIR, encoded by the coding sequence GTGTTGCGCTGGTTGACCGCAGGTGAGTCCCATGGCCCCGCTCTCGTCGCGCTGCTGGAGGGTGTTCCCGCCGGCGTGCGGGTGACGAGCGCCGACATCGGGCGGGAGCTGGCCCGTCGCCGTCTGGGTTACGGCCGCGGCGCCCGCATGTCGTTCGAGCAGGACGAGATCGAGATCATCGGTGGGCTCCGGCACGGCGTCACGCTGGGCAGCCCGGTCGCGATCCGGATCGGCAACTCCGAGTGGCCCAAGTGGCAGACCGTGATGGCCGCCGATCCGGTCGACGCGGAGGAGCTGGCCGGTCAGGCCCGCAACGCGCCGCTGACCCGTCCCCGCCCGGGTCACGCCGACCTGGCCGGCATGCAGAAGTACGGGCATACCGACGCCCGCCCGATCCTGGAGCGCGCCTCGGCGCGGGAGACCGCGGCGCGCGTCGCGGTCGGCACCGTGGCCAAGGCGATCATCGAGCAGACGCTCGGCGTCCGGATCGTCTCGCACGTGGTCGAGCTCGGCTCCGTCGCGGCCAAGCCGGGCCTGCAGCCGCGCCCGGAGGACTTCGACCGGATCGACGCGGACCCGCTGCGCTGCCTCGACCCGGAGGCCAGCGCGCGGATGGTCGCGGAGGTCGACGCCGCCAAGAAGGACGCGGACACGCTCGGCGGCATCGTGGAGGTGCTGGCGTACGACGTACCCCCGGGGCTCGGTTCTCATGTCCAGTGGGACCGCAAGCTGGACGCGCGGCTGGCCACCGCGGTGATGTCGATCCAGGCGATCAAGGGCGTGGAGATCGGCGACGCGTGGCTGCAGGCCCGGTCGCGCGGTTCGGTCGCGCACGACGAGATCGCGCCCACCGCGACCGGCGTTAAGCGGCTCACCGATCGGGCCGGGGGCCTGGAGGGTGGCATCACCACCGGCGAGCCGCTGCGCGTCCGCGCGGCCATGAAGCCGATCTCGTCGCTCAACCGCGCGCTCTCCACGGTCGACGTCGTCACCGGCGAGGTCGCCACCGCGATCAACCAGCGCTCCGACGTCTGCGCGGTCCCGGCCGCCGCGGTCGTGGCGGAGGCGATGGTGGCGCTGGTGCTGGCCGAGGCCGCCACGGAGAAGTTCGGCGGCGACTCGGCCGAGGAGATCCGCCGCAACCTGGCCGGGTACGTCGACAACCTGATCATCAGGTGA
- the ruvX gene encoding Holliday junction resolvase RuvX: MTFTRGVRLGVDVGAVRVGVAVCDPDGILASPVATVPRDQKAADDAVPGDMAEVSRLAREHDAVAVVVGLPVALNGREGPAATLVRTYAERLERVITPVPVVLTDERMSTVVATRRLSERGVRGRRQRAVVDQAAAVEILQGWLDAQRRRN, encoded by the coding sequence GTGACGTTCACTCGCGGAGTTCGCCTGGGCGTGGACGTGGGAGCGGTGCGGGTCGGGGTCGCGGTGTGCGACCCCGACGGCATCCTCGCGAGCCCGGTGGCTACCGTTCCTCGTGACCAGAAAGCGGCCGATGATGCGGTTCCGGGCGATATGGCGGAAGTTTCACGCCTTGCCAGGGAGCATGACGCGGTCGCGGTCGTCGTGGGTCTCCCCGTCGCCCTCAACGGGCGGGAGGGACCAGCGGCGACCCTGGTCCGCACCTATGCCGAACGACTGGAACGGGTGATCACCCCCGTACCGGTCGTTCTGACGGACGAGCGGATGTCGACGGTGGTGGCTACCCGTAGGCTGTCCGAGCGTGGCGTTCGGGGGCGGCGTCAGCGCGCGGTGGTCGATCAAGCGGCCGCCGTCGAGATCCTGCAAGGCTGGCTGGACGCGCAGCGGAGGCGCAACTGA
- a CDS encoding shikimate kinase: MRPACVLVGLMGAGKTTVGTALAGRLGVEFRDTDHDVEAIAGKPVSEIFIDEGEDHFRALERQAVATALESFDGVLALGGGAVLADETRARLAGHTVVFLSVELTDAVKRVGLGAGRPLLAINPRATLRHLMAQRAPLYQEVATHVVITDGREPDEITDEIEALLGR; the protein is encoded by the coding sequence GTGAGGCCGGCCTGCGTGCTGGTCGGGCTGATGGGCGCCGGCAAGACCACGGTCGGGACCGCGCTGGCCGGGCGCCTCGGCGTCGAGTTCCGCGACACCGACCACGACGTGGAGGCGATCGCGGGCAAGCCGGTCTCGGAGATCTTCATCGACGAGGGCGAGGACCACTTCCGCGCGCTGGAGCGGCAGGCGGTCGCGACCGCGCTGGAGTCGTTCGACGGCGTGCTCGCGCTCGGCGGCGGCGCGGTGCTGGCGGACGAGACGCGCGCGCGGCTGGCCGGCCACACCGTGGTCTTCCTGTCCGTGGAGCTGACGGACGCGGTCAAGCGCGTCGGGCTCGGCGCGGGCCGCCCGCTGCTGGCGATCAACCCGCGCGCCACGCTGCGGCATCTGATGGCGCAGCGCGCGCCGCTCTACCAGGAGGTGGCCACGCACGTGGTGATCACCGACGGCCGCGAGCCCGACGAGATCACCGACGAGATCGAGGCGCTGCTCGGGCGGTAG
- a CDS encoding shikimate dehydrogenase has product MTSTHRAAVLGKPIAHSLSPVLHNAGYAAAGLTGWAYTAIECAESELPGLVAGLGPEWRGLSVTMPLKEVALTVAAEVSPAAAALGVGNTLVRRPDGSWFADNTDVIGMVTVLRRAGITDGATIALLGGGGTARAALGAAARLGHAPVTTFVRRPEAGAELAPVADALGVPFRVAPWSDAPHTLGTFDVIVSTVPKGAADHLATGPHWPPTTVYFDVVYHPWPTPLAAWAATAGCPVLSGLDLLHAQALDQFTHFTGLPAPAAAMREALDRAIATKP; this is encoded by the coding sequence GTGACGTCCACCCACCGGGCGGCCGTGCTCGGCAAGCCGATCGCGCATTCGCTATCACCCGTGTTGCACAACGCCGGTTACGCGGCCGCGGGCCTCACCGGGTGGGCGTACACCGCGATCGAGTGCGCCGAGTCCGAGCTGCCCGGTCTGGTGGCCGGCCTCGGCCCCGAGTGGCGCGGCCTGTCCGTGACCATGCCGCTCAAGGAGGTCGCGCTCACCGTCGCCGCGGAGGTCAGCCCGGCCGCCGCGGCGCTCGGCGTCGGCAACACCCTGGTCCGGCGCCCCGACGGCTCCTGGTTCGCCGACAACACCGACGTGATCGGCATGGTCACCGTGCTCCGCCGCGCCGGCATCACCGACGGCGCCACCATCGCCCTGCTCGGCGGCGGCGGCACCGCCCGCGCCGCCCTCGGCGCCGCCGCCCGCCTCGGCCACGCCCCGGTCACCACCTTCGTCCGCCGCCCCGAGGCCGGCGCCGAACTGGCCCCCGTGGCCGACGCCCTCGGCGTACCGTTCCGGGTCGCGCCCTGGTCCGACGCCCCCCACACCCTCGGCACGTTCGACGTGATCGTCTCGACCGTCCCCAAGGGCGCCGCCGACCACCTCGCCACCGGCCCGCACTGGCCCCCCACCACCGTCTACTTCGACGTGGTCTACCACCCCTGGCCCACCCCGCTGGCCGCCTGGGCCGCCACCGCCGGCTGCCCCGTCCTCTCCGGCCTCGACCTGCTCCACGCCCAGGCCCTCGACCAGTTCACCCACTTCACCGGCCTCCCGGCCCCCGCCGCCGCCATGCGCGAGGCCCTCGACCGGGCCATAGCCACAAAGCCCTGA
- a CDS encoding MarR family winged helix-turn-helix transcriptional regulator, giving the protein MTSADEISDTLGHLHQVLRRAATRRDGERLPDAQVEVLRLVERQPGIRVRDAAEALRTAPNTVSTLVGDLANAGLIARERSPENRREVRLTLTDEARRRIDAYQLRRRALVADALDRLGDDARDRIAAAVPDLRRLVQLLTDGPRHGRAADSRGERAANPQEERVASPREERAASPQRETAMPPRGTGTAP; this is encoded by the coding sequence ATGACCTCGGCGGATGAGATCAGCGACACGCTCGGTCACCTGCATCAGGTTCTGCGCCGCGCGGCGACCCGGCGCGACGGCGAGCGGCTACCCGACGCCCAGGTCGAGGTGCTGCGGCTGGTGGAGCGGCAGCCGGGCATCCGCGTCCGGGACGCGGCCGAGGCGCTGCGCACGGCGCCGAACACGGTGAGCACGCTGGTCGGCGACCTCGCGAACGCGGGGTTGATCGCGCGCGAGCGCTCGCCGGAGAACCGCCGCGAGGTACGCCTCACGCTCACCGACGAGGCGCGCCGCCGGATCGACGCCTATCAGCTGCGGCGCCGCGCGCTGGTCGCGGACGCGCTCGACCGGCTCGGCGACGACGCCCGGGACCGGATCGCCGCGGCCGTCCCCGACCTGCGCCGCCTCGTCCAACTGCTGACCGACGGTCCACGACACGGACGGGCCGCGGACTCGCGGGGTGAACGGGCCGCGAATCCCCAGGAAGAGCGGGTCGCGAGCCCGCGCGAGGAACGGGCCGCGAGCCCGCAGCGTGAGACGGCGATGCCGCCGCGTGGGACGGGGACGGCGCCATGA
- the mltG gene encoding endolytic transglycosylase MltG, which translates to MLDDLEAAFDEQQQPQKGRPLHRRKKKRGGGGKSAIALVLVVLIFGGLAGAGYYGFDRVRNYLTTPDYPGPGEGEVTIEVKTGDTATAIANTLYNADVVKSAKAFIEAADANPDSKNIQVGFYKLKKQMKASDAVLALLDLKNRVSTKVTIPEGSTSFEIFQLLSDASDIPVEEFKEAAKDPEALGVPDFWFTRSDEKKVTKSIEGFLFPETYNFDPGLTAEEMLKEMVQHFLAATTAIDFVKKAEARQITPYDVLMIASLSEAESGVTADLPKVSRVIYNTLFEPSAEIGFKPVLRLDVTINYGHQLEGRDAKSSKNITAEELADGSNPWNSHLNEGLPPTAINNPGKAALEGAVTPADGKWYFFVAIDKDGNSAFAETYAEQQVNEQKAREAGVL; encoded by the coding sequence ATGCTGGACGACTTGGAAGCTGCGTTCGACGAGCAGCAGCAGCCCCAGAAGGGGCGGCCGCTGCATCGGCGCAAGAAGAAGCGCGGTGGCGGCGGCAAGTCTGCCATCGCCCTGGTCCTGGTGGTGCTGATCTTCGGCGGTCTCGCCGGAGCCGGGTACTACGGATTCGACCGGGTGCGGAACTACCTGACCACGCCCGATTACCCCGGTCCCGGTGAGGGCGAGGTGACGATCGAGGTCAAGACCGGCGACACCGCCACCGCGATCGCGAACACGCTTTACAACGCGGACGTGGTGAAGTCGGCCAAGGCCTTCATCGAGGCGGCCGACGCCAACCCGGACAGCAAGAACATCCAGGTCGGATTCTACAAGCTCAAGAAGCAGATGAAGGCGTCCGACGCGGTGCTGGCGCTGCTCGACCTGAAGAACCGGGTCTCCACCAAGGTGACCATCCCGGAGGGTTCGACCTCGTTCGAGATCTTCCAACTCCTCTCCGACGCGAGTGACATCCCGGTCGAGGAGTTCAAGGAGGCGGCGAAGGACCCGGAGGCGCTGGGGGTGCCGGACTTCTGGTTCACCCGCAGCGACGAGAAGAAGGTCACCAAGTCGATCGAGGGCTTCCTCTTCCCGGAGACCTACAACTTCGACCCCGGCCTGACCGCGGAGGAAATGCTCAAGGAGATGGTCCAGCACTTCCTGGCCGCCACCACCGCGATCGACTTCGTGAAGAAGGCCGAGGCCCGCCAGATCACGCCGTACGACGTACTGATGATCGCCTCGCTCTCCGAGGCCGAGTCCGGCGTCACGGCCGACCTGCCCAAGGTCTCCCGCGTCATCTACAACACGCTGTTCGAGCCGAGCGCGGAGATCGGTTTCAAGCCGGTCCTGCGGCTGGACGTGACCATCAACTACGGTCACCAGCTCGAGGGCCGCGACGCCAAGTCGTCGAAGAACATCACCGCGGAGGAGTTGGCCGACGGCTCCAACCCGTGGAACTCGCACCTCAACGAGGGGCTCCCGCCGACCGCGATCAACAACCCGGGCAAGGCCGCGCTCGAGGGCGCGGTGACGCCGGCGGACGGCAAGTGGTACTTCTTCGTCGCCATCGACAAGGACGGCAACTCGGCGTTCGCCGAGACCTACGCCGAGCAGCAGGTGAACGAGCAGAAGGCCCGGGAGGCCGGGGTTCTGTGA
- a CDS encoding multidrug effflux MFS transporter has product MSQTTVETAPPRGRAAMALVALLGTLTAIGPLSIDMYLPAFPQIADDLNAAPPEVQLSLTTLMVGMAVGQLVTGPLSDRLGRRTPVIVGMVAYALLSVACAFAPSTGTLAAVRFAQGFAGGMGTVVARAVVGDLYSGRAAAKYFSQLTLVFGVAPVLAPSLGTLILRVTDWRGIFLVLAALATLITIAVVRVLPETLPPARRSTRGLADVADTTRVLAKDRIFIGYAVAGGLAMAGLFAYLSGSSFVLQTVFGLSTTTYGILFGLNAIGLVAASQLNGRLLDRFSSRRLLVASLATGAVVGAALLGAAVLTSMLGVVVLLFFFLASIGMVNPNSAALALDRHRDRAGTSAALLGTVQTLIGSAAAPLVGLGGESTAVPMTLVICVCAGLALLTVLTLARSRAAV; this is encoded by the coding sequence GTGTCACAGACCACCGTCGAGACGGCGCCGCCGCGGGGACGGGCCGCCATGGCCCTGGTGGCGCTGCTCGGCACGCTCACCGCCATCGGCCCGCTGTCGATCGACATGTACCTGCCCGCGTTCCCCCAGATCGCCGACGACCTGAACGCGGCCCCGCCCGAGGTGCAGCTGTCACTCACCACACTGATGGTCGGCATGGCCGTCGGCCAACTGGTCACCGGCCCGCTCAGCGACCGCCTGGGCCGCCGTACCCCCGTGATCGTCGGCATGGTGGCGTACGCCCTCCTCTCCGTCGCCTGCGCCTTCGCGCCGTCGACCGGCACGCTGGCCGCCGTCCGCTTCGCCCAGGGCTTCGCCGGCGGCATGGGCACGGTCGTGGCCCGCGCCGTCGTCGGCGACCTCTACTCCGGCCGCGCCGCCGCGAAATACTTCTCCCAGCTCACGCTCGTCTTCGGCGTCGCGCCCGTGCTGGCACCCAGCCTCGGCACCCTCATCCTGCGCGTCACCGACTGGCGCGGCATCTTCCTGGTACTCGCCGCCCTCGCCACCCTGATCACCATCGCCGTCGTCCGCGTGCTGCCGGAGACGCTGCCGCCCGCCCGCCGCAGCACCCGCGGCCTGGCCGACGTCGCCGACACCACCCGCGTGCTCGCCAAAGACCGGATCTTCATCGGGTACGCGGTAGCCGGCGGCCTCGCCATGGCCGGCCTCTTCGCGTACCTCTCCGGCTCCTCGTTCGTGCTGCAGACCGTCTTCGGCCTCTCCACCACCACCTACGGCATCCTCTTCGGCCTCAACGCCATCGGCCTGGTCGCCGCCAGCCAGCTCAACGGCCGCCTGCTCGACCGGTTCTCGTCCCGCCGGCTGCTGGTAGCCTCACTCGCCACCGGTGCCGTGGTGGGTGCCGCGCTGCTCGGCGCGGCCGTCCTGACCAGCATGCTGGGCGTGGTGGTGCTCTTGTTCTTCTTCCTGGCCAGCATCGGCATGGTCAACCCCAACAGCGCCGCACTGGCGCTCGACCGCCACCGCGACCGCGCCGGAACATCGGCGGCACTGCTCGGCACGGTCCAAACGCTGATCGGCTCGGCCGCGGCACCACTGGTGGGCCTGGGCGGCGAGTCCACCGCGGTGCCGATGACCCTGGTCATCTGCGTGTGCGCGGGACTGGCCCTCCTGACGGTCCTGACCCTGGCCCGCTCCCGCGCCGCCGTGTGA
- the alaS gene encoding alanine--tRNA ligase: MKTAEIKRRYLAHFEANGHAVVPSAPLPAIDDPNLLFVNAGMVQFVPYFLGQRKQPWPRAVSVQKCIRTPDIDEVGKTSRHGTFFQMNGNFSFGDYFKAGAIPLAWDLVTKPVSEGGFGLDPERIWATVYLDDDEAIEIWKQTGMPAERIVRRGKKDNFWSMGIPGPAGPCSELYYDRGPEYGPDGGPEADEDRYLEFWNLVFMQYEITNVRSKEEFDIVGELPAKNIDTGMGLERMAALLQGVDNMYEIDEIRPVLDRAAALTGKTYGAKSGHAASESHPDDVRLRVIADHVRTSLMLIGDGVTPSNEGRGYVLRRIMRRAIRAVRLLGWQDKALPELLPVARDCMAPSYPEVAEEFDRISSYAYAEEDAFLATLRAGTTILDTAIADTKKAGGAKLSGDKAFQLHDTYGFPIDLTLEIAAEQGLSVDDEGFRRLMTEQRTRAKEDARARKTGHTDVSAYRSVLEDGGAVEFTGYAETSRESRVRALLDGSGGRLQSAGEGETVELVLDTTPFYAEGGGQQPDNGLITVGGGQVEVYDVQQPVPGLIVHKARVVRGEVRPGESGFAEIDTNRRRAISRSHTATHLVHQTIRNFLGEAATQAGSLNAPGRLRFDFNTPQAVPPAVLHDVEQQVNEVLLADHEVHAFITSQEEARRLGAMALFGEKYGDEVRVVEVGDYARELCGGTHVARSGQLGLVKILSESSIGSGVRRVEALVGIDAFGFLAKEHLLVSRLADLFRIPADQVGERVEQTVTALRDAEKELEKLRAQMVLGGAGAIADAARDINGIAYVGAEAPEGAAGNDVRTLAMEIRGKIDQKRAAVVAVAAKSNGKASLIVATNAAARDRGVSAADLVKGALGGRGGGNAELAQGGGVPASETVKLLGAIERAISDAG, encoded by the coding sequence ATGAAGACCGCGGAGATCAAGCGACGGTACCTGGCGCACTTCGAGGCCAACGGCCACGCCGTGGTGCCGTCCGCTCCGCTGCCGGCCATTGACGACCCGAACCTGTTGTTCGTCAACGCCGGCATGGTGCAGTTCGTGCCGTACTTCCTGGGTCAGCGCAAGCAGCCGTGGCCGCGGGCCGTGTCGGTGCAGAAGTGCATCCGTACGCCGGACATCGACGAGGTCGGCAAGACCTCGCGGCACGGCACGTTCTTCCAGATGAACGGCAACTTCTCGTTCGGGGACTACTTCAAGGCGGGCGCGATCCCGCTGGCGTGGGATCTGGTCACCAAGCCGGTCTCCGAGGGCGGCTTCGGCCTGGACCCGGAGCGGATCTGGGCGACGGTCTACCTCGACGACGACGAGGCGATCGAGATCTGGAAGCAGACCGGCATGCCGGCCGAGCGGATCGTGCGCCGCGGCAAGAAGGACAACTTCTGGTCGATGGGCATCCCCGGCCCGGCCGGCCCGTGCTCCGAGCTCTACTACGACCGCGGCCCGGAGTACGGCCCGGACGGCGGCCCGGAGGCGGACGAGGACCGCTACCTCGAGTTCTGGAATCTCGTCTTCATGCAGTACGAGATCACGAACGTGCGGTCCAAGGAGGAGTTCGACATCGTCGGCGAGCTGCCGGCGAAGAACATCGACACCGGCATGGGCCTGGAGCGGATGGCCGCCCTGCTGCAGGGCGTCGACAACATGTACGAGATCGACGAGATCCGCCCGGTGCTGGACAGGGCCGCGGCGCTGACCGGCAAGACGTACGGCGCGAAGTCCGGCCACGCCGCGTCCGAGTCGCACCCGGACGACGTGCGCCTGCGCGTGATCGCGGACCACGTCCGTACCTCGCTGATGCTGATCGGCGACGGCGTCACGCCGTCGAACGAGGGCCGCGGCTACGTGCTGCGCCGCATCATGCGCCGGGCGATCCGGGCGGTGCGGCTGCTCGGCTGGCAGGACAAGGCGCTGCCGGAGCTGCTGCCGGTCGCGCGCGACTGCATGGCCCCGTCGTACCCCGAGGTGGCGGAGGAGTTCGACCGCATCTCGTCGTACGCGTACGCGGAGGAGGACGCGTTCCTCGCCACGCTGCGCGCCGGCACCACGATCCTGGACACCGCGATCGCGGACACGAAGAAGGCCGGCGGGGCGAAGCTCTCCGGCGACAAGGCGTTCCAGCTGCACGACACGTACGGCTTCCCGATCGACCTGACCCTGGAGATCGCGGCCGAGCAGGGCCTGTCCGTCGACGACGAGGGCTTCCGCCGGCTGATGACGGAGCAGCGCACCCGGGCCAAGGAGGACGCGCGGGCGCGCAAGACCGGGCACACGGACGTGTCCGCGTACCGGAGCGTGCTGGAGGACGGCGGCGCGGTCGAGTTCACCGGCTACGCCGAGACCTCGCGCGAGTCGCGCGTGCGCGCGCTGCTGGACGGCAGCGGCGGCCGGCTGCAATCCGCCGGTGAGGGCGAGACGGTCGAGCTGGTGCTGGACACCACGCCGTTCTACGCCGAGGGCGGCGGCCAGCAGCCGGACAACGGCCTCATCACGGTCGGCGGCGGCCAGGTGGAGGTCTACGACGTCCAGCAGCCGGTGCCCGGCCTGATCGTGCACAAGGCGCGCGTGGTCCGCGGCGAGGTCCGGCCCGGCGAGTCCGGCTTCGCCGAGATCGACACGAACCGGCGGCGCGCGATCTCCCGCTCGCACACCGCCACGCACCTGGTGCACCAGACCATCCGGAACTTCCTCGGCGAGGCGGCGACCCAGGCGGGCTCGCTGAACGCGCCGGGCCGGCTGCGGTTCGACTTCAACACGCCGCAGGCGGTCCCGCCGGCCGTGCTGCACGACGTGGAGCAGCAGGTGAACGAGGTGCTGCTGGCCGACCACGAGGTGCACGCGTTCATCACCTCGCAGGAGGAGGCGCGGCGGCTCGGCGCGATGGCGCTGTTCGGGGAGAAGTACGGCGACGAGGTCCGGGTCGTCGAGGTCGGCGACTACGCGCGCGAGCTGTGCGGTGGCACCCACGTGGCCCGTTCCGGCCAGCTCGGCCTGGTGAAGATCCTGTCCGAGTCGTCGATCGGCTCCGGCGTGCGCCGCGTCGAGGCGCTGGTCGGCATCGACGCGTTCGGCTTCCTGGCCAAGGAGCACCTGCTGGTGTCCCGCCTGGCGGATCTGTTCCGCATTCCGGCGGACCAGGTGGGGGAGCGCGTCGAGCAGACCGTCACGGCGCTGCGGGACGCGGAGAAGGAGCTGGAGAAGCTGCGCGCCCAGATGGTGCTCGGCGGCGCCGGCGCGATCGCGGACGCGGCCCGGGACATCAACGGCATCGCGTACGTGGGGGCGGAGGCGCCGGAGGGCGCGGCCGGTAACGACGTGCGCACGCTGGCGATGGAGATCCGCGGGAAGATCGACCAGAAGCGCGCCGCGGTGGTGGCGGTGGCCGCGAAGTCCAACGGCAAGGCGTCACTCATCGTAGCGACCAACGCGGCAGCCCGCGATCGTGGCGTCTCCGCGGCGGATCTGGTGAAGGGTGCGCTCGGCGGTCGCGGCGGCGGTAACGCCGAGCTGGCGCAGGGCGGCGGCGTGCCCGCATCGGAGACCGTTAAGCTTCTGGGCGCGATCGAGAGGGCGATTTCCGACGCGGGCTGA